Sequence from the Candoia aspera isolate rCanAsp1 chromosome 7, rCanAsp1.hap2, whole genome shotgun sequence genome:
ATATCATCGCaggatgacgatgatgatgatgatgattagcagcagcagcataagACCCTTTTTGGACTCTTATGTTTATTGCTCAGTCTTTTTCCTGTCCTAACAACTGTACCATCTCATATCATCAAACTTAATTTTTGTTCTCACTATGTTATTCTGATGGTACGTTATTTTCACTATTGTTGGTAGACAGTTTCCCTTTTTTTACATCTATTCAGATCTGAGCAATGATGAAGACTATGTCCAGTGGGAACTGCACCTTGAATGTGCCAGCCAAGAATTCCTATCGGATGGTTGTATTGGGAGCTTCCAGGGTGGGCAAGAGTTCCATTGTCTCACGGTTTCTCAATGGCCGCTTTGATGACCAATACACACCCACCATTGAGGATTTCCATCGCAAAGTTTACAACATTCGAGGTGACATGTATCAGCTGGACATCTTGGATACATCTGGGAATCATCCATTCCCTGCCATGAGGAGGCTTTCCATCCTCACAGGTTAGGAGCATATATGTCAGTCTTAACAGTGACAAATTAATTTTACTATAGTCATGGCTGATCACTTTTTGGGAGAAGAAGCATGCTGAGGATGCTTGGGAAAATCCAAAATTGAAAAGAATAGGCAAGAATTGGCCCACATTAACTCTGAATCCTATCCTCAAGAAGCAGCCACCTCATTTCCCAAAGCCTAAGTCAGATGTGTTTGGACAAGAAGACTTTGGCTTTGGTTTTTTTGAACAAAAAAGGCTCTTGTGGCATGGCAAGCTGCTCTGAAAACACAAAAATGTTTCAAGAGCAGCATGTGAGATGACATAGATGTCCATTGTTCAAAGAGGTCAAAAACACCTAACTGGCTATATGTGAGCCCTCTGATGCATCCAAAATAGGCTTTTCCACTCACAGCTATTGAttctttatatatacacatatatatatacatacatacatacatacatacacacacacacacatacatacacaacacacacacacatcatatatatatgtgtgtgtgtgtgtgtgtatatatatatatataaataatgcacATGCATAATCAGTTCAAACCAACTGACCTAACCTTCATTTAATGAGAATGGATCACAAACCAACTGTTTCCTTTTGCAGGCTCATCTGCATTAATCATTACATGAAGCACTGTGACTGGACAATATTATGCATCATCCTTTTTTATAGAACATAGAACCACAGTCAGATAGTTTGCTATTAGAATTTAGGAAATTTGGAGGTCAGACAATAGCAAGGGGGCAATATATAGGGACTGATATATGGAAGATTATAAACGGTAAAATGGAACTTGAAGAAAACATTGGATGATTGGACAAGAAATGTTTTAGATACTCAATGAATTAAGCTTTACAGGTTGTTCAGCATTTATGTCTTAGAACTGGACATGGCAGAAGAGAAATAATATTAGTAATAGAAACAATTCAATTTTCCATGGAAGAGGATATCACTAcagaaaaaataagattaaaattcCTCCTGAAGACATACAGTAGAGGAAGATCTAAAATGGTACATGACATGCCatttttcaaaacattattttgctaaaaGCTTTGATTACACTGCATATATATGTTAATGGATCCCTTATAGTTCtgtaaatagtatttattttatttgaatattttgaatgtttttgttttactgcttCTGTCCCCCACCCTAGCACTCCCCACCCTAGCACTCTTCAGTTATGCTTGACTTCAGCTCTCACTTCCCTAGGTAGTATGGCTTTTGATTAGAAAAGGGTTAGGTATTATGGGCATTGAACTCTGACACATGGAAGACACTAGACTGCAAATGCTGCCATAGAATCTATAGAATAAATAATAGTTTTGCTGTATGCATTTTTACGCACATATTTCTGAGACAAAGTTGTAACctactgcctttattatttcctGTTGGAATACTACAGGAGATGTTTTCATCCTAGTATTCAGTTTGGACAACAGAGAATCCTTTGATGAGGTCAAGAGGCTCCAGAAGCAGATCCTTGAAGTCAAATCATGTCTGAAGAACAAAACCAAGGAAACAGGGGACCTGCCCATGGTGATCTGTGGTAACAAGAATGATCATGGTGAACTCTATCGCCAAGTGCACTCTGAGGAAGCTGAGAAGCTTGTCTCCAGTGATGAGAACTGTGCATACTTTGAAGTCTCCGCCAAGAAAAACACCAATGTGAATGAGATGTTCTACGTTCTTTTCAGCATGGCCAAACTACCCCATGAAATGAGTCCTGCTCTTCATAGGAAGATCTCTGTCCAGTATGGTGATACTTTCCACCAAAAGTCCTTCAGGATGCATAGGGTAAAAGAGACGGATGCTTATGGCATGATCTCCCCCTTTGCCCGCCGACCTAGTGTCAACAGTGATTTGAAATACATAAAATCCAAAGTCCTCAGAGAAGGGCAagcaagggagagagaaaaatgcacaatCCAGTGAAAGAAGCTCCACTGATAAGGAGACTATAGCATATGTGCAGTGCCTTAAAGGAAGTGGCTGATCGAAATGATTCATCTGAAAATATTCATTGAGGCATGGGTGACAATTGTGGTCATGAAAATAATTTGGCTAGAGCATTGTACCATTTCtgtaaagatataaataaattaaacatagcATTGTAAATACTTGAAGCTGGTATGGTAGATAACTGCCATATGCAGCCCTTATAATTTGttcatttgtattttgtatttttttttaacaaaaagaccttagttttctctttttgtttttccttccttcaagaAACTTCACTGTATAAAGAAAGCTGAACTTCAGTTTTATACAAAAACAGTTGAAAGATGGGCCTGATTTGCACAAGTTTCTTGAGTAGCCATCATGCAGTAGACAATCTGATGACAAGATGAAAACTGGGTGTTGTTTTCCTCCAATTCCTCTTCCTCAACTGAGCAAGATTGAAACATTTTGAGGAAAATATACTTCTTTGTGCCAATGATAATTCTTCATAGGGTCAATGCAAATACCACATTTCATtatagttttcatttttctgtttttcagaaacaaaatcagttgacaaattgttttaattaattaattaattagttggCAAGTatgatctagaacagtgtttctcaacttggccacctgaagatgtgtggacttcaaatcccatgctggctggggaattctgggagttgaagtccacacattttcaagtggccaaggctgagaaacactgatctagaaacaCCAGTTGATTTTCAGTTACATGATATGTAAATAATTGAAATTTCTGTACTGTAAAAACCAGCACTGCTGTTTCGTGTGATTTTCTCTTCCTAGAAAACAACATATCCATATATTTGGAAACTTTTATTGGATACCCATCCAAATCCCATTCATTTTTCACTCCATACTAATGATTCTGTTCTCTACTATACAGGTAATAAGTACATTGGATGTGCAGTGCCAGGTGTTACGATCTATTCACCAACTTTCTCACTTAAAGGCTGCAAACCTATGCAGACTTACCTGAGAGTAAGCCCAACTGAACTGAGTAGAACTTTATGTAAGCATGCATGAGATTGTGGTATAAGGCTCTAGGCCAGTGCAACCtgaaaatgggactaaaatcTTAAGTATTCTTAGCTGAGTAAAGCTTGCACTTTGTAGATCACATGCTTAAGGCTGATTAAGTTACTATTAAACCAATAATATTTATTTCCCACTAAACATATCTGGCCAGCAGCTGGGCTTGATCTACCCTTTCCCCATGTCCAAATGACTGAGAAGTTTCTGGTTTCTGGTCCAGCCAATTATTTACAAAAAGAAGGTTCAAAGTTTACATTTAATGTGACTGTCTTCCAAGCCATGTCTACTGTCCTTGTGAGCACCACAATACAGAGTGAGTGGGAGCATATATGCTTTTATAATAAAAACAGCCTTTCTTTCCTCAACTTGCTGTCTTTTAGATCAGTTGGGTCTACCTGGAATTCCTTGGACTTTGCTTGGAACtggtccaaaacatctggtgggCACCAAGTTGAAGATGTCTGATGTAGccatctctaattttttttttaaaaaaattaactggtGTGTTTCTACCAGCCAAATCCTTTCTACCAGAATGATTGTGGAGAAAAAAGAGGAGTGTCAGAATCAGCTTGGTCTGTTACTAAAACCCTATTTGATTATCTTATCTACCCCTTGAATAATTCTTAATATCTATAGTATCCATCTGAATTACATTTTGTTCTGAGCCAGCTGCCTAAATGTCTTTTCTCCTTTCTAagtgttctttttctctctctccctcttttcacCTGTGACACTCCTCTGCTCATAACGGCCATGCATCAGAGCAGAGCTGAATTTTGCGTACCTCAGAGTTGTTAAGAAGCTTTGAACCTATTTGTCCTGAACACAGAGCTATTGCAGGAAATAAAGGGACACAATTGTGCTAGCCCAAGTCTCTCCTGCCCCAATCAGCCTCAGTGATGTGatgtttcccttccttcctcccttcctcccttcctcccttccttcctagcTGCATGCACTAATAGACGTTTTTAGAAAAATTACCTCAGACATGAAtgtgtattgtaatttatgtggttgtgtgtgcacacatgtgcctAGCAGGGAGAAGAGAGACTTCAGTCTCAGTAGTGTTAATTCTCTGTCCACAATGTAGATTACTGAAATTCTCTACCAGCCCTTGAATATACCACACCTCCATGTAATATTATacctcatatactgtatatatgtgaatAGTACTGTATGCTTTAGTTGACATTGCAAGCTGTATTGGCATGAACAAATTTTCACTCTGACACCTAATAACTAAGTAAGGTGAGTACATATAGAAGTCCTTGTTGGACAAAATGACCTCCTACCTTGTTCCTCAAGACGACATACTTCCTTGTTTATTATATAAAATTCAATATCGTTAATTTACTAGTGCCATTTCAGCCATT
This genomic interval carries:
- the RASD2 gene encoding GTP-binding protein Rhes, yielding MMKTMSSGNCTLNVPAKNSYRMVVLGASRVGKSSIVSRFLNGRFDDQYTPTIEDFHRKVYNIRGDMYQLDILDTSGNHPFPAMRRLSILTGDVFILVFSLDNRESFDEVKRLQKQILEVKSCLKNKTKETGDLPMVICGNKNDHGELYRQVHSEEAEKLVSSDENCAYFEVSAKKNTNVNEMFYVLFSMAKLPHEMSPALHRKISVQYGDTFHQKSFRMHRVKETDAYGMISPFARRPSVNSDLKYIKSKVLREGQAREREKCTIQ